The Gracilibacillus caseinilyticus genome segment GGTGAATTAGGATTAAAAGGCCGTAATCGAAAAATATTTACGACACAGCTAGCTAAAAACGTGCGAAAAGCATTACGTCATTTTCCTGCGATTAAAGTAGATAAGCTGCGAGATCGTATGTATATCGTGTTAAACGGAGAAGATCCAGAACCGATAATGGAAATCTGCCGAAAGATTTTCGGTATTCAGAATATGAGTTTGGCAGTAAAAGTTGCCAATGAGCCTGAAAGAATCAAAGAAGAGGCATTACGATTATTAAAAGAAACAAAAAATGTTCGAACTTTCAAAGTCACTACGAAACGATCTAACAAGGAGTTTCCGATTGGTTCACAAGAGTTTAATCAAGTACTTGGTGGACATTTATTAGTAAATACGGATGACATTACCGTCGATGTACATCACCCTGATCTTGAGATTACCGTAGATATACGTGCAGAAGCAACGTATTTAACATCCAGAAAAATTCCTGGCGCTGGTGGGCTGCCAGTTGGTTCTTCCGGTAAATCACTTCTATTGTTATCAGGAGGAATTGATAGTCCGGTAGCTGGTTATTTAACGATGAAGCGTGGCGTACAGATAGAAGCGATTCATTTCCATTCACCGCCGTATACGAGTGAACGCGCAAAGGAAAAAGTAGTCGATTTGGCTGAGAAATTAGCTTCCTACGGGCACTCTGTAAAAATTCATGTGGTGCCTTTCACGGCATTGCAACAAAAAATTCACCGCGAAATTCCGCACGGTTATTCGATGACGGTGATGCGCAGAATGATGATGCGTATAAGCGAAAGAGTGGCAGAACGTAATGGTATTTTATCACTAGTCACTGGTGAAAGTCTTGGACAAGTAGCAAGCCAAACGATGGAGAGTATGCATGCGATCAATGCGGTGACAAATTTTCCGGTCATTCGTCCGCTAGTCGCCATGGATAAAGACGAAATTATCTCCATATCGGAGGCCATTGATATGTATGATATTTCAATCAGACCTTTTGAAGACTGTTGTACTGTCTTTGTGCCAAAGCAGCCAAAAACCAAACCGAGGCTGGAAAAGGTTGAACAATTTGAAGGTAATATGACGTTTGATCAAGATATAGAAGAGATATTAAATGCCATCGAAACCATTGAAGTAGAGGCAACAGATCAAGCAGAAGAACAGTTGGAAGACTTGCTCTAATGAT includes the following:
- the thiI gene encoding tRNA uracil 4-sulfurtransferase ThiI, producing the protein MQYDHIIIRYGELGLKGRNRKIFTTQLAKNVRKALRHFPAIKVDKLRDRMYIVLNGEDPEPIMEICRKIFGIQNMSLAVKVANEPERIKEEALRLLKETKNVRTFKVTTKRSNKEFPIGSQEFNQVLGGHLLVNTDDITVDVHHPDLEITVDIRAEATYLTSRKIPGAGGLPVGSSGKSLLLLSGGIDSPVAGYLTMKRGVQIEAIHFHSPPYTSERAKEKVVDLAEKLASYGHSVKIHVVPFTALQQKIHREIPHGYSMTVMRRMMMRISERVAERNGILSLVTGESLGQVASQTMESMHAINAVTNFPVIRPLVAMDKDEIISISEAIDMYDISIRPFEDCCTVFVPKQPKTKPRLEKVEQFEGNMTFDQDIEEILNAIETIEVEATDQAEEQLEDLL